Genomic DNA from Trichoderma asperellum chromosome 5, complete sequence:
TGGGCATCGGATAATGCGAAATACAAAGTGCTGGCCCGGTTTCTGACAGATATGCGGAGGGAAGACATTGTGGCCGAGGCAGAGAAGGACGTCAACTTTCCGTGGCATATAGAGTGGGTACACGCCATACTGGGGTGGCGCAACAGAGGTGTCGATGAGTGCGTGGCAGACCTGAAGAAGGCGATAGATGAAGCAAGTCGTCACAAAACCAGCATATATAAGTCACTTCACGAAATTATCATTGAGGAGGATATTTCTTTCTATTGATAGATTGTGCTAAAGACGTGTTAGCGACGATGATCCCAAAGCGATATTGAGAAGAAGACTCACCAAAGGGGGTCCGTAAGGAGCGAAATATGATGAGTTTCAGAAGAATTTATTGCAAGGGAGATGGTTTGGAGAGATTTTGTATTGCAAGCGGATGGGCTATTTTATGAATAGACGAGCATTTCACAAAACGTGTTCCTGGCCTGGGGGACCTAACAACTGTGAATTAAGCAGGTAGCGgtttcttcttcggctttACCAACATGAatagctgtttttttctcgcgTAAATAAGGGTCAGAATATTTCGAGGTTTAGGTACTAACAGTCTTTATTCTTGTAGGTGAGTCGACAGTGGGtaacaccaaaaaaagacacaGCCACCTGCGACAAATCTGACATGGATATTAACAGCAATAAAACAGAGATAACAAATTATATGACTAGAGGTTAAAGAACAAGTCTTTTATCTTTCAAGTTACAAGACATACAACCAAAGATTGTACACTTTTACGTCCTCTTAGTCCTGAAGTCGAGATTAAGCAGTTCGGAAAATGGGGATGATATTAGTCTACAAGCGGGGACATGGTACTTTGACTAACGACAGAATCTTCGATTCCAATTCAACTATTTAAGATTTAGGCTTTATCCTCCTTTTAGTACCTAGATGCTTTTCTTCTATGTGCCTATTCAAATTGTCCCTGCGGCTGAGTATACGTAGACAAAATGGacattctccttcttgcttACGTATTCCATTAGCTGGATTCTCAGCAAAGCCTCGATGATAAACCCAGATATGACGCTCCATAGTCCTATTATCACCAAAATATTTTCTACACGTAATAGAATCATCCTGGTTAGCTTTACAGGGAATGTGAGGATTATGTTTTTGTTGAATATGTTTACTACAGAATTTGCGAGTTAATTCCAGTTTCTAGGGTAGAGAAAAGGAGTTTTTCTAGAGATAGAGGTAGTGTTAAGCCTATACTTACGTCAGGTCACTTGGACGAGGAAATACCATATTACAACCCTCCCTGTTGCAAAGCACAGGCTTTTTCTTGCGAGTGGAAAGCTTTCgcgactttttttctttactccGGATGTCAGTTAAAGGGAGATCTTCTGGGCTTCTCATGGGCGAGGCTTGGGCCGCATCCTCCGTTTTCTGCATCTCCATGAAATTTGCTGTCAATTGATGGGACGATGGTGTGTCCAAACATAGCTCTGTGGGCAAAGAAACATATCTCAGTCCAATGTAATTCCAGCGCACTTTTATATAGCCTGCTTACCTTGGGAATTTAGCTCTATGGGTTGGTTGTGGACTCTTTCCCAATTATCACCAAGTGGATTCTAAAGAATCTCTTCCAGGGTGTAAGATAGATAAGAGTTTGTGGCGTCGATGAAAGTTTCTTGATTTTGTAGATTTGCATTTAGAAAGACTGTCTCTGCGGGAGGACGGTCGTACccataattatatatagtctGTTCGAATATTGCGCGAGCATCAATGAGTCCGGGTGGCACAGTTGCCATACCTCCATCAGCCCAGTGATTCTTGAAAAACACTCTAGTGCTCGAGCTGTCCGTGTAACCTCTAAATTAGCATTTCCGCAGTCTTAAAACGATTTTGGAGGCATACTCTTCTCCATTCTGATTAGCTTCGAATAATACAGGGTGTAAAACCCAGTCATTCAAAGGGGGGTAAGATGCATCCATGTTATAAAATATGGATGATTCTGTGGGCGGCCTTCAATCTTTGTTACTGAGGTTACTCTGCAAATCATTGCTGCTCTTAGCTTGAGTATATCGTACTTACGAAAGAAGGTGACGTTTCTCTGCCTTCTCTAGAACTTGGATATTCAGAGTAAATCAGAGCAGAATTCTCTAGAGCGGGAAATTAAGGGAAATACCAGTAGACACTGTACGGGaattgttatatatatacatattaaCCATCCAACAGTCATATTAATCGCAGAGCTATGCTTAGTTAATACAGGTATCAAGTTCCCAAAGTATTGgtagattattaaatatagataCTTATGTGCTCTACCCAAGTGGGCCGAGAACTGAGTCATATGTCGGTTATAATAGCTGTGTGCTCTATTACCTGTCGTTAGGGGTTGTCACGCATACATAGTAGCATATACCTCTGCCAACATCCTTATCTTTTTCACTACGCGTTGTCCGGATCAATGGCTGCCTTGAGGATATAATGACGCCAGCTTTGAATCCCACGTATCATCAAGCGCCCGCCTTAATGCTCCGCCACATGCTGCGACCATGCAAAATTAACCTACCAAGGTATGATGCGGCCTAACACGCCCAACACCATGTCTCGCATGCATAAGTTCGCTGCCTTGATCTAGCTAG
This window encodes:
- a CDS encoding uncharacterized protein (EggNog:ENOG41~antiSMASH:Cluster_5.5); this encodes MKIFHQFFLKPRILAILSPEHKFADGDPVQNLGQGQEDALKNIVNFYNNRVPASALWASDNAKYKVLARFLTDMRREDIVAEAEKDVNFPWHIEWVHAILGWRNRGVDECVADLKKAIDEASRHKTSIYKSLHEIIIEEDISFY